A genomic region of Sander lucioperca isolate FBNREF2018 chromosome 6, SLUC_FBN_1.2, whole genome shotgun sequence contains the following coding sequences:
- the si:dkey-183j2.10 gene encoding glutamate receptor U1 isoform X2, which translates to MQIRIIRMLFGFFVLSVGVFLNIGVCTAVQSEMRITTIKQEPYAMSKGTQLEGFCMDLLSEVAKKLGFNYKVQLVKDASYGRQDENGNWNGMIGEVVRGEADLAIAPLTLTAAREKVVGMTKPFMQTGISILLRKDISEGTGFFEFLSPFTAETWVGILIAYLGTAACVFVVARLSPCEWSQPQSEQNRFSLLHSLWYTAGALTLQGAGPHPKALSGRVICCSWWLFTIVLLACYFSNLSSSKTSESTHLTVKGFEDLANQDTIEYGCLAGSSTLAFFKNSNNPVYRRIYEHMERTKSFVSSMDEGVQRAKEGNFAFIGESVSLDLAVARHCELVRAHEVIGMRGYSIAASLGSPIIKNLSVAILQLSEAGELAYLRSKWWASSCIADKAKSSAVHQHSLKGMFLVLSLGLGLGALLAVLELTSKSRRRAAEQKKSCCTVLTEELSLRLRTSNANKPQENVDKDQEKA; encoded by the exons ATGCAAATCAGGATAATCAGGatgctgtttggcttttttgTATTGTCTGTTGGGGTTTTCCTGAACATTGGAGTGTGCACTGCAG TGCAATCAGAGATGAGAATCACAACAATAAAG CAAGAACCATATGCAATGTCCAAAGGCACACAACTGGAAGGCTTTTGCATGGACCTGCTGTCTGAAGTAGCCAAGAAACTGGGCTTCAATTACAAAGTGCAGCTGGTGAAAGATGCTTCATACGGCAGACAGGATGAGAACGGGAACTGGAATGGGATGATTGGAGAGGTGGTGAGAGGG GAGGCCGACCTTGCGATTGCTCCGCTGACTCTCACTGCAGCTCGGGAGAAAGTGGTGGGGATGACCAAACCATTCATGCAGACAGGAATCAGCATCCTGCTGAGGAAGGACATCTCAGAGGGAACAGGCTTCTTTGAATTCCTCTCCCCCTTTACAGCCGAGACCTGGGTCGGCATACTCATTGCCTATCTGGGGACCGCTGCATGCGTCTTTGTAGTTGCCAG ACTCAGCCCATGTGAGTGGAGTCAGCCCCAGAGTGAGCAGAACAGATTCAGCCTCCTCCACAGTCTGTGGTACACAGCTGGAGCTCTGACTCTACAAG GTGCTGGCCCACATCCCAAAGCTCTTTCAGGACGTGTCATCTGCTGCAGCTGGTGGTTATTTACCATCGTCCTCCTAGCTTGTTATTTCTCCAACCTCAGCTCTTCTAAGACATCTGAGTCCACTCACCTAACAGTGAAAGGATTTGAGGACTTAGCCAATCAGGACACGATTGAGTACGGCTGTTTGGCTGGCTCTTCCACCCTTGCCTTCTTCAAG AATTCAAACAATCCAGTGTACCGCAGGATCTATGAACACATGGAGAGAACTAAGAGTTTTGTGTCATCTATGGACGAAGGGGTCCAGCGTGCAAAAGAGGGAAACTTTGCCTTCATTGGAGAGTCTGTTTCTTTGGACTTGGCAGTAGCACGCCATTGTGAGCTGGTCAGAGCACATGAAGTCATTGGAATGAGGGGATACAGCATTGCTGCCAGCCTTG GCTCACCCATCATAAAGAACCTCAGCGTGGCGATCCTACAGCTGAGCGAGGCAGGGGAGCTGGCTTACCTGCGAAGCAAGTGGTGGGCCAGCAGCTGCATAGCAGACAAGGCCAAGTCTTCAGCTGTGCATCAGCACAGCCTCAAGGGGATGTTTCTGGTTCTTTCCCTTGGCCTGGGGCTGGGAGCACTGCTGGCTGTCCTGGAGCTCACCTCCAAAAGCCGCAGAAGAGCAGCTGAGCAGAAG AAATCCTGTTGCACTGTTCTGACTGAGGAACTGAGTCTGCGCTTGAGGACCAGCAATGCAAACAAACCCCAAGAAAATGTAGACAAAGATCAAGAAAAAGCATAG
- the si:dkey-183j2.10 gene encoding glutamate receptor U1 isoform X1 → MQIRIIRMLFGFFVLSVGVFLNIGVCTAASVQSEMRITTIKQEPYAMSKGTQLEGFCMDLLSEVAKKLGFNYKVQLVKDASYGRQDENGNWNGMIGEVVRGEADLAIAPLTLTAAREKVVGMTKPFMQTGISILLRKDISEGTGFFEFLSPFTAETWVGILIAYLGTAACVFVVARLSPCEWSQPQSEQNRFSLLHSLWYTAGALTLQGAGPHPKALSGRVICCSWWLFTIVLLACYFSNLSSSKTSESTHLTVKGFEDLANQDTIEYGCLAGSSTLAFFKNSNNPVYRRIYEHMERTKSFVSSMDEGVQRAKEGNFAFIGESVSLDLAVARHCELVRAHEVIGMRGYSIAASLGSPIIKNLSVAILQLSEAGELAYLRSKWWASSCIADKAKSSAVHQHSLKGMFLVLSLGLGLGALLAVLELTSKSRRRAAEQKKSCCTVLTEELSLRLRTSNANKPQENVDKDQEKA, encoded by the exons ATGCAAATCAGGATAATCAGGatgctgtttggcttttttgTATTGTCTGTTGGGGTTTTCCTGAACATTGGAGTGTGCACTGCAG CATCAGTGCAATCAGAGATGAGAATCACAACAATAAAG CAAGAACCATATGCAATGTCCAAAGGCACACAACTGGAAGGCTTTTGCATGGACCTGCTGTCTGAAGTAGCCAAGAAACTGGGCTTCAATTACAAAGTGCAGCTGGTGAAAGATGCTTCATACGGCAGACAGGATGAGAACGGGAACTGGAATGGGATGATTGGAGAGGTGGTGAGAGGG GAGGCCGACCTTGCGATTGCTCCGCTGACTCTCACTGCAGCTCGGGAGAAAGTGGTGGGGATGACCAAACCATTCATGCAGACAGGAATCAGCATCCTGCTGAGGAAGGACATCTCAGAGGGAACAGGCTTCTTTGAATTCCTCTCCCCCTTTACAGCCGAGACCTGGGTCGGCATACTCATTGCCTATCTGGGGACCGCTGCATGCGTCTTTGTAGTTGCCAG ACTCAGCCCATGTGAGTGGAGTCAGCCCCAGAGTGAGCAGAACAGATTCAGCCTCCTCCACAGTCTGTGGTACACAGCTGGAGCTCTGACTCTACAAG GTGCTGGCCCACATCCCAAAGCTCTTTCAGGACGTGTCATCTGCTGCAGCTGGTGGTTATTTACCATCGTCCTCCTAGCTTGTTATTTCTCCAACCTCAGCTCTTCTAAGACATCTGAGTCCACTCACCTAACAGTGAAAGGATTTGAGGACTTAGCCAATCAGGACACGATTGAGTACGGCTGTTTGGCTGGCTCTTCCACCCTTGCCTTCTTCAAG AATTCAAACAATCCAGTGTACCGCAGGATCTATGAACACATGGAGAGAACTAAGAGTTTTGTGTCATCTATGGACGAAGGGGTCCAGCGTGCAAAAGAGGGAAACTTTGCCTTCATTGGAGAGTCTGTTTCTTTGGACTTGGCAGTAGCACGCCATTGTGAGCTGGTCAGAGCACATGAAGTCATTGGAATGAGGGGATACAGCATTGCTGCCAGCCTTG GCTCACCCATCATAAAGAACCTCAGCGTGGCGATCCTACAGCTGAGCGAGGCAGGGGAGCTGGCTTACCTGCGAAGCAAGTGGTGGGCCAGCAGCTGCATAGCAGACAAGGCCAAGTCTTCAGCTGTGCATCAGCACAGCCTCAAGGGGATGTTTCTGGTTCTTTCCCTTGGCCTGGGGCTGGGAGCACTGCTGGCTGTCCTGGAGCTCACCTCCAAAAGCCGCAGAAGAGCAGCTGAGCAGAAG AAATCCTGTTGCACTGTTCTGACTGAGGAACTGAGTCTGCGCTTGAGGACCAGCAATGCAAACAAACCCCAAGAAAATGTAGACAAAGATCAAGAAAAAGCATAG